From a region of the Pectobacterium aquaticum genome:
- the sbcD gene encoding exonuclease subunit SbcD, whose amino-acid sequence MRIIHTADWHLGQYFYTKSRAAEHQAFLNWLIVQVEHHQVDAIIVAGDIFDNGSPPSYARQMYYSFVVALQRTGCQLIVLGGNHDSVAMLNESRELLACLNTQVIACASDDPAQQVLLLENRQRQPRALLCAIPFLRPRDVLTSKAGQSGDEKQLALQEAITAHYLQCYQLACQKRDELGLPLPIIATGHLTTIGATASESVRDIYIGTLDAFPAQAFPPADYIALGHIHRPQRVTQSEHIRYSGSPIPLSFDELNSEKSVCLVSFAPDALPQTPPQIDILPIPMTQPMQLIKGSLSDIEQQLATFKNYQGDKPVWLDIELNTQDYLSDMQKRIQTMTENLPVEVLLLRRTREQRLQAITRQDKETLNELSVHDVFDRRLVTETDMEDSRQQRVRTLFNQVIDELENSETAQ is encoded by the coding sequence TGCGCATTATCCATACTGCCGATTGGCATTTAGGGCAATATTTTTATACCAAAAGCCGCGCTGCTGAGCATCAGGCTTTTCTAAACTGGCTTATCGTTCAGGTGGAACACCATCAAGTCGATGCCATTATCGTTGCTGGCGATATTTTTGATAACGGTTCGCCCCCCAGCTATGCGCGGCAAATGTATTATAGCTTCGTAGTCGCGCTACAGCGCACAGGCTGCCAGCTCATCGTTCTCGGCGGCAACCACGATTCTGTCGCGATGCTAAACGAATCGCGCGAGCTGCTAGCCTGCCTGAACACGCAAGTGATTGCCTGCGCCAGCGACGATCCGGCCCAACAGGTGCTCCTGCTAGAAAACCGTCAAAGACAGCCCAGAGCCCTGCTCTGCGCGATTCCTTTTTTACGTCCGCGTGATGTGTTGACCAGCAAAGCCGGGCAATCCGGGGATGAAAAACAGCTGGCGTTACAGGAAGCGATTACCGCGCACTACTTGCAGTGTTATCAACTGGCTTGCCAAAAGCGCGACGAGCTTGGCCTGCCGCTGCCGATTATCGCAACCGGACACCTGACGACGATTGGCGCAACCGCCTCAGAATCCGTACGCGATATCTATATTGGTACGCTCGATGCCTTTCCTGCACAGGCTTTTCCGCCTGCGGATTATATCGCGCTCGGCCATATTCACCGCCCGCAGCGCGTGACCCAAAGCGAACATATTCGCTACAGCGGCTCGCCCATCCCGTTGAGTTTTGATGAACTCAACAGCGAGAAATCCGTCTGTCTGGTGAGCTTTGCACCTGACGCGTTACCGCAAACGCCTCCGCAGATAGACATCCTGCCGATTCCCATGACTCAGCCGATGCAGTTGATTAAAGGTAGCTTGAGCGACATTGAACAACAGCTGGCCACCTTCAAGAACTATCAGGGCGACAAGCCCGTGTGGCTGGATATCGAGCTCAACACGCAGGATTATCTGAGCGACATGCAAAAACGCATTCAGACGATGACCGAGAACCTGCCCGTAGAAGTGCTGCTGCTGCGCCGCACGCGCGAACAGCGCCTGCAGGCGATTACCCGGCAGGACAAGGAAACGCTAAACGAATTAAGCGTACATGACGTTTTTGACCGTCGTCTGGTAACGGAGACAGACATGGAAGACAGCCGCCAACAGCGTGTTCGCACGCTGTTTAATCAGGTTATTGATGAACTGGAAAATAGCGAGACGGCCCAATGA